One bacterium DNA segment encodes these proteins:
- a CDS encoding adenylyltransferase/cytidyltransferase family protein, with protein sequence MSAPIIADYRELARELKSERDAQRSIALANGCFDLLHVGHVRLLAAARREADVLVVALNSDESARALKGPNRPAVPLIERMELVAALADVDYVTSFGEPTADAIIRALQPNVLIKGTDRTPDEVPERETLREIGARVAICGDPKTHSSSELVDKRP encoded by the coding sequence GTGAGCGCCCCCATCATCGCCGACTATCGCGAACTGGCGCGCGAACTGAAATCCGAACGGGACGCGCAACGCAGCATCGCACTCGCCAACGGCTGTTTCGATCTGCTGCACGTCGGGCACGTGCGCCTGCTAGCCGCCGCCCGTCGCGAAGCCGATGTGCTGGTCGTCGCCCTGAACAGCGATGAAAGCGCTCGCGCGCTCAAGGGGCCGAACCGGCCCGCAGTCCCCCTGATCGAACGCATGGAACTGGTTGCAGCTCTGGCCGATGTCGACTACGTGACGAGCTTCGGCGAACCCACGGCCGACGCGATCATTCGCGCGCTGCAACCGAACGTGCTGATCAAGGGAACCGACCGCACACCCGACGAGGTTCCGGAGCGGGAAACCCTGCGCGAGATCGGTGCCCGCGTCGCGATCTGCGGCGATCCCAAGACACATTCTTCCAGCGAATTGGTCGACAAGCGTCCGTGA
- a CDS encoding VOC family protein yields MTVEVNGIAHIQLTVSNVEECLPFWEKLCHFLEMKTLVRGEGIVYCIGSRTGILVRGIPEGGDDSRFDQNRSGLHHFCFRARDRESVDAICEFVKNELNAKLIHGPEEAGFAPGYYSILFEDPDGIRVEFNHLPGRGHFDKGGRLGTDGPGPAGDMGDAGLVGQG; encoded by the coding sequence GTGACAGTCGAAGTGAATGGGATCGCCCATATCCAGCTGACGGTGAGCAATGTCGAGGAATGCCTGCCGTTCTGGGAAAAGCTCTGTCATTTCCTGGAAATGAAGACCCTGGTTCGCGGCGAGGGAATCGTCTACTGCATCGGCAGTCGCACCGGGATCCTCGTGAGGGGAATCCCCGAAGGAGGCGACGACTCGCGTTTTGACCAGAACCGATCCGGTCTGCACCACTTCTGCTTCCGCGCTCGCGATCGCGAGAGCGTCGACGCCATCTGCGAATTCGTGAAGAACGAGTTGAACGCGAAGCTGATCCACGGCCCCGAAGAGGCCGGTTTCGCGCCCGGCTACTATTCGATTCTCTTCGAGGATCCCGACGGCATTCGCGTCGAATTCAATCATCTTCCCGGCCGGGGACATTTCGACAAAGGCGGGCGTCTCGGCACTGACGGTCCCGGACCTGCGGGTGATATGGGCGACGCCGGACTCGTGGGGCAGGGATGA
- a CDS encoding gamma carbonic anhydrase family protein, with translation MSTAPIVLPYRGVLPRVAADAFLAPGCSVIGDVEIGARSSVWFGCVLRGDVQPIRIGARTNIQDGTIIHVTNDGWAATIGDDVLIGHQCVIHACRLEDRAFIGMGAVVMDEAVVESRAMVAAGALVTPGKRVLSGQLWAGQPARYVRELSEAEQDESERRVSHYEELAAEYREACAEPSS, from the coding sequence ATGAGTACAGCCCCCATCGTCTTGCCTTATCGCGGTGTGCTACCGCGCGTCGCCGCCGACGCTTTCCTCGCTCCAGGCTGCTCGGTAATTGGCGACGTGGAGATCGGTGCGCGCTCGAGCGTGTGGTTTGGTTGCGTGCTTCGCGGAGACGTTCAGCCGATTCGCATCGGCGCGCGAACGAATATTCAGGACGGCACGATCATCCACGTGACGAACGACGGCTGGGCCGCGACGATCGGGGACGACGTCCTGATCGGTCATCAGTGCGTCATTCACGCCTGCAGGCTCGAGGACCGGGCGTTCATTGGAATGGGTGCAGTCGTGATGGACGAAGCGGTCGTGGAAAGCCGTGCCATGGTCGCGGCCGGTGCGCTGGTCACTCCAGGCAAGCGAGTTCTGTCGGGTCAGCTCTGGGCGGGGCAGCCGGCCCGCTACGTGCGCGAACTGAGCGAAGCGGAACAGGATGAGAGCGAGCGGCGGGTTTCACACTACGAGGAACTCGCGGCCGAATATCGCGAAGCGTGCGCTGAACCGTCGTCCTGA
- the waaF gene encoding lipopolysaccharide heptosyltransferase II, with product MDAPRRILVCAPNWLGDVLMATPALRALRRAHPDAEISISARANLVALIAALPGVDHTLPAAQKGWAAARAQASTLSAQGFDWAVLLPDSSTVALPPFLARIPLRAGYAREPLRRLLINRAVPLPRQAGKRLPISMIERYLRITRAIGCPDAGLSLDLEVHSKDREAIAKRLEAAQVDSRESLLVVTPGANFGASKLWPAEHFAEACTRLRTCHGLRAVLAPGPGEEPVARQIAELADGAALVLDEPCTSLLELAALIERATLVLSNDTGPRHMAVALATPVISLLGPTDPRHTEHLLEGQRILREAVDCSPCHQKTCPTDHRCMTRLAPARVEQAARELLS from the coding sequence ATGGATGCGCCCCGCCGCATCCTGGTATGCGCACCGAACTGGCTCGGTGACGTCCTCATGGCAACGCCTGCGTTGCGCGCTCTGCGACGGGCGCACCCGGATGCCGAGATCAGCATTTCAGCCCGAGCGAATCTGGTTGCGCTGATCGCAGCGCTGCCCGGTGTCGACCACACGCTTCCCGCTGCGCAAAAAGGCTGGGCGGCCGCCCGCGCGCAGGCATCGACTCTGAGTGCGCAGGGCTTTGACTGGGCGGTCTTGCTGCCCGATTCCTCCACTGTGGCCCTGCCACCTTTCCTGGCCAGGATTCCCCTGCGCGCGGGTTATGCGCGCGAACCGCTGCGTCGCTTGCTGATCAACCGGGCGGTCCCGCTGCCGCGTCAGGCCGGAAAACGCCTGCCGATATCCATGATCGAGCGCTACCTGAGGATTACACGTGCAATCGGTTGCCCTGATGCCGGATTATCGCTGGACCTGGAGGTGCACTCGAAGGATCGCGAAGCCATCGCCAAACGCCTGGAGGCCGCGCAGGTCGACTCGCGAGAGTCCCTGCTGGTGGTGACACCGGGCGCGAACTTTGGAGCCAGTAAACTCTGGCCTGCCGAACACTTCGCCGAGGCCTGCACAAGACTGCGCACTTGCCACGGATTGCGGGCGGTACTCGCGCCCGGGCCCGGAGAGGAGCCCGTGGCGAGGCAGATCGCAGAACTGGCGGACGGCGCAGCGCTGGTGCTCGATGAACCCTGTACCAGCCTGCTCGAACTGGCGGCCTTGATCGAACGCGCCACACTCGTGCTGAGCAACGACACCGGTCCGCGCCATATGGCCGTCGCTCTCGCGACGCCCGTCATCTCCCTGCTCGGGCCCACGGACCCGAGACACACCGAGCACCTGCTGGAGGGCCAACGAATCTTGCGCGAAGCGGTCGACTGCAGTCCCTGCCACCAGAAAACTTGCCCGACCGATCATCGCTGCATGACCCGTCTCGCCCCCGCACGCGTCGAGCAGGCGGCGCGGGAACTCCTGTCGTGA
- a CDS encoding nitroreductase family protein codes for MSFDLKTTDRLLSTTRAVRKRLDLTRDVPREVILDCIRLSQQAPTGSNMQGWRWLIVTDADKRRALAEMYRKSGADYLAAGRDQAQASGREQTARVLDSAVYLTEHLHEVPVHVIPCLKGRLPAEAPSGMAAGFFGSMFPAVWSFQLALRSRGLGTVLTTMHLAAEAEAAELLGIPEGVTQCGLLPVAYTVGDDFKQATRRPPEHITYWDTWKSEG; via the coding sequence ATGTCATTCGACCTCAAAACCACGGACCGACTTCTTTCGACCACGCGCGCCGTTCGCAAGCGCCTCGATCTGACGCGAGATGTGCCTCGCGAGGTGATTCTGGATTGCATCCGGCTTTCGCAGCAGGCTCCCACTGGATCGAATATGCAGGGTTGGCGCTGGTTGATCGTGACCGATGCCGACAAGCGCCGCGCACTCGCCGAGATGTATCGCAAGTCCGGCGCCGACTATCTGGCCGCGGGCCGCGATCAAGCGCAAGCCTCGGGCAGAGAACAGACTGCGCGCGTACTCGACTCTGCCGTCTATCTCACCGAACACCTCCACGAAGTCCCCGTCCACGTCATCCCCTGCTTGAAGGGACGGTTGCCGGCAGAGGCGCCCTCGGGCATGGCGGCGGGCTTCTTCGGTTCGATGTTTCCCGCGGTCTGGAGCTTTCAACTCGCGTTGCGCTCGCGAGGACTCGGCACGGTTCTGACCACGATGCACCTGGCAGCGGAGGCCGAAGCAGCTGAGCTACTGGGGATTCCCGAGGGCGTGACGCAATGCGGACTGCTTCCGGTCGCCTATACGGTCGGTGATGACTTCAAGCAGGCGACCCGTCGCCCTCCCGAGCACATCACCTACTGGGATACCTGGAAGTCCGAAGGCTAG
- a CDS encoding radical SAM protein — translation MTAENPIHDFTGKLRQPVLAPQLQAYVEWRRALERARANGEPDPPPPDLAPVSINLDLTTACNFRCTHCIDWGILNTKHKYQEQELRDSLMLMAERGLRSVILIGGGEPTLFPRFPAFVEYLKELGLQVAIVSNGSRGHHLAEAARHMDERDWIRLSLDSGSNGLFQAMHRPAAGVDLDTICQSIPKIKEANPKVRVGFSYIIVWSGASREDNEIFENIHEITTAARRAKRSGFDYIAFKPVLERQTDGAEVMDPSKTSRETADVIASIRVEVDQAKELADDKFEVYESINLRMLEDGSWHEFARQPRTCHMQALRQVLTPTGLFNCPAHRGVAKAEIAGKTAFNDEQSAAETGSQLLRILDDFDASKECREVTCLYNDVNWWLEKLIHDPLLDLDAEVGEERQDYFL, via the coding sequence GTGACGGCCGAGAACCCGATCCACGACTTTACGGGAAAGCTGCGTCAGCCAGTTCTGGCGCCGCAGCTACAAGCGTATGTCGAATGGCGGCGGGCATTGGAGCGAGCCCGCGCGAATGGAGAGCCGGACCCTCCACCGCCGGACCTGGCCCCGGTTTCGATCAACCTGGACCTGACGACCGCCTGCAATTTCCGTTGCACCCATTGCATCGACTGGGGAATCCTCAACACAAAGCACAAGTACCAGGAACAGGAACTGCGAGACAGCTTGATGCTCATGGCGGAGCGGGGTCTGCGTTCCGTGATCCTGATCGGCGGGGGTGAGCCCACGCTCTTCCCGAGATTCCCGGCTTTCGTCGAATACCTGAAGGAACTCGGCCTACAGGTCGCCATCGTGAGCAATGGCAGTCGCGGTCATCACCTCGCAGAAGCCGCGCGCCACATGGACGAACGCGACTGGATCCGTCTCTCACTGGACTCCGGCAGCAACGGTTTGTTCCAGGCGATGCACAGACCGGCCGCGGGAGTCGATCTCGATACCATCTGCCAGTCCATTCCTAAGATCAAAGAAGCCAACCCGAAAGTGCGCGTGGGCTTCTCGTACATCATCGTGTGGAGCGGCGCATCGCGCGAAGACAACGAGATCTTCGAGAACATCCACGAAATCACGACCGCGGCGAGGCGAGCCAAACGCTCGGGATTCGACTACATCGCGTTCAAGCCCGTGCTGGAGCGCCAGACGGACGGTGCGGAGGTCATGGACCCCTCGAAGACTTCGCGAGAAACAGCTGACGTGATCGCGAGTATTCGCGTCGAGGTCGACCAGGCCAAGGAACTCGCGGACGACAAGTTCGAAGTGTATGAGAGCATCAATCTGCGCATGCTCGAAGACGGCAGCTGGCACGAGTTCGCCCGCCAACCGCGCACCTGCCATATGCAGGCGCTGCGTCAGGTACTGACGCCGACGGGTCTGTTCAACTGCCCCGCGCACCGCGGAGTGGCCAAAGCCGAGATCGCGGGAAAGACCGCCTTCAACGATGAGCAATCGGCCGCCGAGACCGGCAGCCAATTGCTCAGGATTCTGGATGACTTCGACGCGAGCAAGGAATGCCGCGAGGTCACCTGCCTCTACAACGACGTAAACTGGTGGCTCGAGAAATTGATCCACGATCCCCTTCTGGATCTGGATGCCGAAGTCGGAGAAGAGCGCCAGGATTACTTCCTGTAG
- a CDS encoding PilZ domain-containing protein, whose translation MSCDLTVGDSRHVGVVLDLSPRGFFVQTGASVDIGAKVDVALCGRDGAMVEVEAVVTNRRKIPPQLASVARGGLGCCLKTTPEDYYRLLANISPA comes from the coding sequence GTGAGCTGTGACCTCACGGTGGGCGACAGTCGCCACGTGGGCGTGGTTCTGGATCTGTCTCCGAGGGGCTTTTTCGTCCAGACGGGCGCAAGCGTGGACATCGGCGCCAAGGTGGACGTCGCCTTGTGTGGCCGTGATGGCGCGATGGTGGAGGTCGAAGCCGTCGTCACGAACCGTCGCAAGATCCCGCCACAACTGGCCTCCGTCGCGCGCGGTGGACTCGGCTGCTGCCTGAAGACCACGCCCGAGGACTACTACCGGCTTCTTGCGAACATCAGTCCCGCCTAG
- a CDS encoding zinc-dependent alcohol dehydrogenase family protein: protein MWAMRIEGIGQPLVLRQVQRRDPGEGEIVLRVEACGVCRTDLHLIDGDLAPATLPITPGHEIVGRVIETRAPQAPHRVGDRVGIPWLAWTCGTCADCRAGRENLCARARFSGFSGDGGFAQEAIVDARFAFSIPDLYGSVEAAPLLCAGLIGYRSYRMSGDPSRLGLYGFGAAAHIVIQMARAEGREVYAFTRPEDTESQAFARELGAVWAGSSTDSSPEPLDAAILYAPLGELVPLALAAVRPGGTVVCAGIHMSDIPSFPYALLWGERRLISVANLTRADGLGFFEFITRNPVTTHVTPFELRDANRALDCLRNGAIQGAAVLVCDG from the coding sequence ATGTGGGCGATGCGAATCGAGGGCATCGGGCAACCTCTCGTGTTGCGGCAGGTCCAGCGCAGGGATCCGGGCGAAGGCGAGATCGTGCTCCGCGTCGAGGCGTGCGGAGTGTGTCGCACCGATCTGCACCTGATCGACGGGGATCTCGCCCCAGCGACGCTTCCGATCACCCCGGGGCATGAAATCGTCGGCCGGGTGATCGAGACTCGCGCGCCGCAGGCGCCTCATCGCGTCGGTGATCGGGTCGGGATCCCCTGGCTGGCCTGGACCTGCGGCACGTGTGCCGACTGTCGGGCCGGACGCGAGAATCTGTGTGCTCGAGCTCGTTTCAGTGGCTTCTCGGGCGACGGTGGCTTTGCTCAGGAGGCGATCGTCGATGCCCGCTTCGCCTTCTCGATCCCCGACCTCTACGGATCGGTCGAGGCTGCACCACTGCTGTGTGCCGGGCTGATCGGCTATCGCTCCTATCGGATGTCGGGTGACCCGTCCCGGCTGGGACTGTATGGATTTGGCGCCGCGGCCCACATCGTCATCCAGATGGCGCGTGCAGAGGGGCGCGAGGTGTACGCCTTCACGCGGCCTGAAGACACGGAATCGCAGGCGTTCGCGCGCGAACTCGGCGCAGTCTGGGCGGGGTCCTCGACCGACTCGTCTCCGGAACCGCTCGACGCGGCAATCCTCTACGCTCCACTGGGCGAACTCGTGCCGCTCGCGCTGGCGGCCGTGCGGCCCGGTGGAACCGTGGTATGCGCGGGAATCCACATGAGTGATATTCCGAGCTTCCCCTATGCTCTGCTCTGGGGCGAACGGCGTCTGATCTCGGTGGCCAACCTGACGCGCGCCGATGGGCTGGGGTTCTTCGAGTTCATCACCCGCAACCCGGTCACGACGCACGTCACTCCTTTCGAATTGCGCGACGCGAACCGGGCTCTCGATTGTCTGCGCAACGGCGCGATTCAGGGCGCGGCGGTACTGGTGTGCGACGGGTGA